A window of Anaerohalosphaeraceae bacterium contains these coding sequences:
- a CDS encoding Gfo/Idh/MocA family oxidoreductase: protein MKKPAGSLSRRDFLRGVAGTAAFTIVPSSVLGGGTRKPPSERLNIAGVGVGGMGKANLMAVCDPKGEDPSRAENIVALCDVDEAYAAETFSLYPKAKRYKDFRVMLDEMGDQIDAVIVATPDHTHAVVALEAMKRGKHVYVQKPLTRTVYEARILTEAARKYGVVTQMGNQGHSGEEIRLICEWIWDGAIGPVREVHAWTNRPVWPQAQVRPSDTPPVPSTLDWDLWIGPSPMRPYHPVYHPWDWRSWVDFGTGALGDMACHVMDPVFWALKLKYATSVQGSFAKICVEKWKHLEHPETYPTASIIHFEFPAREDMPPVQVHWYDGGLLPPRPDELEPQRRMGDSSGGVIFVGDKGKLMCGCYAKGPQLIPYSKMRDYKRPERTLPRVTTSHELDWVQACKEGRQPSASFDYSGPFTEMVLMGNLALFYPGQKLLWDGEAMRVTNVEEANQYVRQPYRDGWKLEV from the coding sequence ATGAAAAAACCAGCAGGGTCGCTCAGCCGGCGGGATTTCCTTCGCGGAGTTGCCGGAACCGCCGCCTTTACAATTGTGCCGTCCTCTGTTCTGGGGGGAGGAACCCGCAAACCTCCCAGTGAGCGGCTGAACATTGCCGGTGTCGGGGTCGGCGGAATGGGAAAAGCCAACCTGATGGCCGTCTGCGACCCCAAAGGCGAAGACCCCTCCCGCGCGGAAAATATCGTGGCTTTGTGTGATGTCGATGAGGCCTATGCCGCGGAGACGTTTTCCCTTTATCCGAAGGCCAAACGCTATAAAGATTTCCGCGTGATGCTCGACGAAATGGGCGACCAAATCGATGCGGTGATTGTGGCGACACCGGACCATACGCATGCGGTCGTGGCGCTGGAGGCGATGAAACGCGGCAAACACGTGTATGTGCAGAAGCCCCTGACGCGCACGGTCTATGAGGCACGCATCCTCACCGAAGCCGCCCGCAAATACGGCGTAGTGACCCAGATGGGCAATCAGGGACACAGCGGAGAAGAAATCCGGCTGATTTGTGAATGGATTTGGGACGGAGCTATCGGTCCGGTGCGGGAGGTGCATGCCTGGACCAATCGGCCGGTCTGGCCGCAGGCCCAGGTTCGTCCGTCGGATACGCCGCCGGTGCCGTCCACACTCGACTGGGATTTGTGGATCGGACCGTCGCCGATGCGGCCGTATCATCCGGTTTATCATCCCTGGGACTGGCGGTCCTGGGTGGATTTCGGCACGGGGGCCCTCGGGGATATGGCCTGTCATGTGATGGACCCGGTGTTCTGGGCCCTGAAGCTGAAATACGCAACCAGTGTTCAGGGCAGTTTTGCCAAAATCTGCGTCGAAAAATGGAAGCATCTGGAGCATCCGGAAACCTATCCGACGGCCTCGATTATTCATTTTGAGTTTCCGGCCCGCGAAGATATGCCGCCGGTTCAGGTGCACTGGTACGACGGCGGACTTTTGCCGCCTCGTCCGGATGAACTGGAGCCGCAGCGGCGGATGGGCGACAGCAGCGGGGGCGTGATTTTTGTCGGGGACAAGGGCAAACTGATGTGCGGCTGTTATGCCAAAGGGCCGCAGCTGATTCCCTATTCAAAAATGAGAGATTACAAACGGCCGGAACGCACGCTGCCTCGCGTGACGACAAGCCATGAGCTGGACTGGGTTCAGGCCTGCAAAGAAGGCCGGCAGCCCAGCGCCAGTTTTGATTATTCCGGACCGTTTACGGAAATGGTTCTGATGGGCAATCTGGCCCTGTTCTATCCCGGGCAGAAACTGCTGTGGGACGGCGAAGCCATGCGGGTGACGAATGTGGAAGAAGCCAATCAATATGTCCGTCAGCCCTATCGGGACGGATGGAAGCTGGAGGTGTAG
- a CDS encoding HEAT repeat domain-containing protein: MRKNFWMLNFGILAVLSNVCMSASLDAAGLRTLLEQSRQYDFGQSRRVLTDIENQIQAVYDSPEELEKAESVLLEMLQSDCSFALKDFICRQLSVIGSARSVPVLAGLLKDPKTAALAQYALVRIPDAQADKVLMEHLASSEASVRIGLLTSLGLRRTGTAVEAIAPFAADENRVVAEAALSALGQIATPEAAAAIEKQMDKILPDLKPRAYDALLACGENLLKSGKTAESSLLFQKIYAKKDLSGLLRSAALQGLLQSVPPEQADRLMLEGLEDADAQIRTVCLLWACRLNRPAVIQKARQMMSSLPEWQQIQFLTALGETKSSAAKETALSALSASSPEVVLAALEALSVVGDASCIQPLAQTAAQSSERRIRQAAQTALERLPDPQTDAAIAQLLEKMDFTAETQSAQSYELILAAGRRGTREAFPLILKAASVGSRPVRRVAMESLSALAGPEDIPQMTHLLDNADAEVIRLLAAAASKQTERTGRAKPFLPLLAGAGPQKTAAVYQILGRLGDPDSLEILRKGLQSENTDLQEAAFRALTEWPGPEVTEEMKRWSAEGKTESRRVLAFRAYVRMVRQSNLPMPQKASTLAEAMGLAPREEEKKIVLASLADVPSEQTLKAAVGCLTQESIRPEAQAAVLAICQRMSSRRPELCRDALTKLLESSPPEEIAKSAQEMLNAMQKSR; the protein is encoded by the coding sequence ATGAGAAAAAATTTCTGGATGCTGAATTTCGGAATTCTGGCTGTTCTGTCGAATGTGTGCATGAGTGCCTCACTGGACGCAGCGGGGCTTCGGACTCTTCTGGAGCAGTCTCGGCAGTATGACTTCGGTCAAAGCCGGCGTGTTCTGACGGATATCGAGAATCAGATTCAAGCGGTTTATGATTCGCCGGAGGAGCTGGAAAAGGCTGAATCGGTTTTGCTGGAGATGCTCCAGTCGGATTGTTCGTTTGCTCTGAAAGATTTTATCTGCCGGCAGCTGAGTGTTATCGGCTCGGCCCGGTCTGTTCCGGTGCTGGCGGGACTTTTGAAAGACCCAAAGACCGCAGCGCTGGCTCAGTATGCCCTGGTTCGGATTCCTGATGCGCAGGCCGATAAGGTGCTGATGGAGCATCTGGCGTCTTCGGAGGCTTCTGTCCGGATTGGCCTGCTGACGTCGCTGGGACTTCGCAGGACCGGCACAGCCGTGGAAGCGATTGCTCCTTTTGCGGCGGATGAAAATCGGGTAGTAGCGGAGGCGGCCCTGTCGGCTTTGGGACAAATTGCAACCCCTGAGGCTGCCGCTGCCATAGAAAAACAGATGGACAAGATTCTCCCGGATTTAAAGCCCAGAGCATATGATGCCTTGTTAGCCTGCGGAGAAAATCTGCTCAAATCGGGTAAAACAGCGGAATCATCGCTGCTCTTTCAGAAGATTTATGCCAAAAAGGATTTGTCCGGACTGCTTCGTTCAGCGGCCCTGCAGGGGCTTCTGCAGTCTGTTCCGCCGGAGCAGGCGGACCGTCTAATGCTGGAGGGCCTTGAGGATGCAGATGCACAGATTCGGACAGTCTGTCTGCTGTGGGCCTGTCGGCTGAATCGTCCGGCTGTCATTCAGAAAGCCCGACAAATGATGTCTTCTTTGCCGGAATGGCAGCAAATCCAATTTTTGACGGCTTTGGGTGAAACAAAGTCTTCTGCCGCCAAAGAAACGGCCCTGTCTGCTCTTTCCGCTTCGTCACCGGAGGTGGTTTTGGCGGCCCTGGAAGCCTTGTCGGTTGTCGGGGATGCCTCCTGTATTCAGCCCCTGGCACAAACAGCCGCTCAATCGTCGGAACGGCGGATTCGTCAGGCGGCTCAGACGGCTCTGGAACGTCTGCCGGACCCCCAAACGGATGCGGCTATTGCCCAATTGCTTGAAAAGATGGATTTTACGGCGGAAACTCAATCCGCTCAAAGCTATGAACTGATTCTTGCCGCCGGACGCCGGGGGACACGGGAAGCCTTTCCTCTGATTTTGAAAGCCGCCTCGGTCGGCAGCCGTCCCGTCCGTCGGGTGGCGATGGAGTCTCTTTCCGCTCTGGCAGGGCCGGAGGATATTCCGCAGATGACTCATCTGCTTGACAATGCGGATGCAGAGGTTATCCGGCTGCTGGCCGCAGCGGCTTCCAAACAGACCGAACGAACAGGCCGCGCCAAGCCGTTTTTGCCGCTGCTTGCCGGAGCTGGTCCTCAGAAGACCGCCGCTGTTTACCAAATCCTCGGACGTCTGGGCGATCCGGATTCTCTGGAGATTTTGCGGAAAGGGCTTCAGTCGGAGAATACGGACCTTCAGGAGGCGGCTTTTCGTGCCTTGACTGAATGGCCCGGGCCGGAAGTGACAGAGGAAATGAAGCGATGGTCTGCGGAAGGCAAGACCGAGTCGCGCCGCGTTCTGGCCTTCCGGGCGTATGTGAGGATGGTTCGACAGTCGAATCTGCCGATGCCGCAAAAGGCATCGACGCTGGCGGAAGCGATGGGACTGGCGCCTCGGGAAGAGGAAAAGAAAATTGTGCTGGCGTCTTTGGCGGACGTGCCGTCAGAACAGACCCTCAAGGCCGCCGTCGGGTGCTTAACGCAGGAGTCGATTCGTCCGGAGGCCCAGGCTGCTGTTTTGGCGATTTGTCAAAGGATGTCATCCCGACGTCCGGAGCTGTGCCGGGATGCTTTGACAAAGCTGCTTGAATCTTCTCCTCCGGAAGAAATCGCCAAATCCGCTCAGGAAATGCTCAATGCGATGCAAAAATCTCGATAA
- a CDS encoding Gfo/Idh/MocA family oxidoreductase gives MKESKPFSRRAFLKTCGAAAGMIAFPYVIRPSALGKFGTVAPSNRIAMGVIGCGAMGTGNAQTFLYNFPQVQFVAVCDVDLRRARTLKEEIDRKYGNEDCAVYGDFRQLIARGDLDAVCHAVPDHWHAPISIACAQAGLDMYGEKPLARTIQEGRAICEAVRRYEIIWQTGSWQRSLANFHRACELVRNGRIGKVSYVEVGLPDGNPNSPSFRPLPVPNGFDYEMWLGPAPWRPYQDFGHGSVHWDWRWIMDYSGGQLTDWAGHHIDIAHWGLGLDLTGPCEVEGQGKYYQDGIYDTPYEYEFVCRYENGLQMKVANASRLPKGMGTVWYGEHGWIHVDRGDVLRASDPKILREKIGPNETRLFFSPSGHHGNFIDCIKSRGRTAAPAEIAHRSITVGLLGEIAMLLGRKIKWDPKTETILNDPQASRLLGRSMRSPWHL, from the coding sequence ATGAAAGAGTCAAAACCGTTCAGCCGAAGAGCGTTTCTGAAGACCTGCGGAGCTGCAGCGGGAATGATTGCTTTTCCCTATGTGATTCGTCCTTCCGCCCTCGGCAAGTTCGGCACCGTGGCCCCGAGCAATCGAATTGCGATGGGGGTTATCGGATGCGGGGCGATGGGAACCGGGAACGCCCAAACGTTTCTCTACAATTTTCCCCAGGTACAGTTTGTCGCGGTTTGTGACGTGGATTTGCGGCGGGCCCGAACCCTCAAGGAGGAAATCGACCGCAAGTACGGAAATGAAGACTGCGCGGTGTACGGCGATTTTCGACAACTGATTGCCCGCGGAGATTTGGATGCTGTCTGCCATGCCGTGCCTGACCATTGGCATGCGCCGATTTCCATTGCCTGTGCGCAGGCCGGTTTGGATATGTACGGCGAAAAGCCGCTGGCTCGAACGATTCAGGAAGGACGCGCGATTTGTGAGGCGGTCCGGCGATACGAAATCATCTGGCAGACGGGCAGCTGGCAGCGCTCGCTGGCCAATTTCCATCGGGCCTGCGAGCTGGTCCGGAACGGACGCATCGGCAAGGTCTCGTATGTGGAGGTGGGGCTGCCGGATGGAAACCCCAACAGCCCTTCCTTTCGGCCTCTGCCCGTGCCGAACGGGTTTGATTATGAGATGTGGCTGGGACCGGCTCCCTGGCGGCCCTATCAGGATTTCGGACACGGCAGTGTCCATTGGGATTGGCGCTGGATTATGGACTATTCCGGCGGGCAGTTGACCGACTGGGCGGGACATCACATTGATATTGCCCATTGGGGACTTGGATTGGACCTGACAGGTCCCTGTGAGGTCGAAGGGCAGGGCAAATACTATCAGGACGGCATTTATGATACCCCCTACGAATATGAGTTCGTGTGCCGATACGAGAACGGACTGCAGATGAAGGTGGCCAACGCCTCCCGTCTGCCGAAAGGGATGGGGACGGTCTGGTACGGTGAGCACGGCTGGATACACGTGGACCGCGGCGATGTTCTGAGGGCATCTGACCCAAAAATTCTTCGGGAAAAAATCGGACCGAACGAAACACGTCTGTTTTTCAGCCCCTCCGGTCATCACGGCAATTTTATTGACTGCATCAAAAGCCGGGGCAGGACGGCGGCACCGGCGGAAATCGCGCACCGCTCGATTACCGTTGGTTTGTTGGGGGAGATTGCGATGCTTCTGGGCCGCAAAATCAAGTGGGACCCCAAAACGGAAACGATTTTGAATGACCCGCAGGCCTCCCGTCTGCTCGGCCGTTCGATGCGAAGCCCCTGGCATCTGTAG
- a CDS encoding Gfo/Idh/MocA family oxidoreductase — translation MSGSAINRRDFLRNAGIAAAGVIGFPYWIRPSALGRQGAVSPGNRITVGCVGMGWQGEANLRAFLAESDCRVVAVCDIDRNHLEQARRQVNRYYSNEDCKTYTDYREMMADPTIDAVMLALPDHWHALAAVAAARAGKDIYGEKPLTHTLREGRILCDTVQRYGVIWQTGSWQRAESNFRFACELIRNGRIGKIHMVEVGLPSGHRDFAGTQGQETMGPPPPQLDYETWLGPAPWAPYCPARVHKNWRWIYDYGGGQLMDWVGHHVDIAHWGLNLDHASPIEIEGSGEFPKDGLWNTATRYRLTAKYAEGFEMIIAGGHDDIRMGTRWIGTDGWVWVTRGQLDAHPKRLLQEQFGPSEVHLPRAANHVRNFLDCVKSRRQTLAPCETAHRSATPGHLGQVAMLLGRKIRFDPKTEKILNDETADRMLSHSYRSPWSL, via the coding sequence ATGAGCGGTTCTGCCATAAACCGCCGGGATTTTCTCCGGAATGCGGGGATAGCGGCGGCGGGGGTGATTGGTTTTCCTTATTGGATACGTCCGTCTGCACTGGGACGTCAGGGGGCTGTTTCACCCGGCAATCGCATTACCGTCGGCTGTGTCGGAATGGGCTGGCAGGGCGAGGCCAACCTGCGGGCGTTTCTGGCCGAATCCGACTGCCGGGTTGTTGCGGTCTGCGATATTGACCGAAACCATCTTGAACAAGCCCGAAGACAGGTAAATCGGTACTACAGCAATGAGGACTGCAAGACCTATACCGATTATCGCGAAATGATGGCCGATCCAACTATAGATGCCGTGATGCTGGCCCTGCCGGACCATTGGCATGCGCTGGCTGCCGTGGCAGCCGCCCGTGCCGGCAAGGATATTTACGGCGAGAAACCCCTTACGCACACCCTCCGGGAAGGGCGGATTCTCTGCGATACGGTGCAGCGGTACGGCGTCATCTGGCAGACGGGCAGCTGGCAGCGGGCGGAATCCAATTTCCGTTTTGCCTGTGAACTGATACGAAACGGCCGCATCGGCAAAATCCATATGGTCGAAGTGGGGCTGCCCTCCGGCCATCGGGATTTCGCCGGCACCCAGGGTCAGGAAACGATGGGGCCGCCCCCGCCCCAGCTGGATTATGAAACCTGGCTGGGGCCCGCTCCGTGGGCTCCGTATTGTCCGGCCCGGGTTCATAAAAACTGGCGATGGATTTATGATTACGGCGGCGGACAATTGATGGACTGGGTCGGTCATCACGTGGACATTGCACATTGGGGGCTGAATCTGGACCATGCATCCCCGATTGAAATCGAAGGCAGCGGCGAGTTTCCCAAAGATGGGTTGTGGAATACGGCGACCCGCTATCGGCTCACCGCCAAATATGCCGAAGGATTTGAGATGATTATCGCCGGCGGGCATGATGACATCCGCATGGGGACTCGGTGGATTGGAACGGACGGCTGGGTCTGGGTGACTCGGGGACAGCTGGATGCTCATCCGAAACGTCTGCTGCAGGAGCAATTCGGCCCTTCGGAAGTGCATCTGCCTCGAGCGGCCAATCATGTTCGCAATTTTCTGGACTGTGTGAAAAGCCGGCGACAAACGCTGGCCCCCTGTGAAACGGCGCACCGTTCCGCCACCCCCGGCCATTTGGGGCAGGTTGCCATGCTTTTGGGAAGAAAAATTCGATTTGACCCTAAGACGGAAAAGATATTGAATGATGAAACCGCCGACCGTATGCTCAGCCATTCGTATCGGAGTCCATGGTCGCTTTAA
- a CDS encoding sugar phosphate isomerase/epimerase, whose product MARAVTIFTGQWADLPLEKLAEIMAGFGYDGLELACWGDHLDVWKAAEDSSYCKKQRAILEKHKLQLFAISNHLAGQLVCDLNNDSRSDAFAPADCAGNPEKKRAWAVETMKKTAKAAQNMGVKVVNGFTGSSIWHLLYSFPPVTEQMIEDGFKYFAKMWNPILDEFDKCGVKFALEVHPTEIAFDIYTARRALEAIGHRETFGFNFDPSHLHWQMVNPVCFLKEFGDRIYHVHMKDAALQLDGRSGILSSHLNFGDPRRGWDFRSLGHGGINFEEIIRTLNQIGYQGPLSVEWEDSGMDRMHGAKEACAFVKKIDFAPSKVAFDAAFDRT is encoded by the coding sequence ATGGCACGAGCTGTAACGATTTTCACAGGGCAGTGGGCGGATTTGCCGCTGGAAAAACTGGCTGAAATTATGGCCGGGTTTGGATATGACGGACTGGAACTGGCCTGCTGGGGCGACCATCTGGACGTCTGGAAGGCGGCGGAAGATAGCTCCTACTGCAAAAAACAGAGGGCCATCCTTGAAAAGCACAAACTGCAGCTGTTTGCCATCAGCAACCATTTGGCGGGCCAGCTGGTTTGCGACCTGAACAATGACAGCCGTTCCGATGCTTTTGCTCCGGCGGACTGTGCGGGCAATCCGGAAAAGAAACGGGCCTGGGCGGTTGAAACGATGAAGAAAACCGCCAAAGCCGCTCAAAATATGGGGGTAAAAGTGGTCAACGGCTTTACCGGCTCGTCAATTTGGCATCTGCTGTACAGCTTCCCGCCCGTTACGGAACAAATGATTGAGGACGGCTTCAAATATTTTGCCAAGATGTGGAATCCGATTCTGGATGAGTTCGACAAATGCGGGGTGAAGTTTGCCCTCGAAGTGCATCCGACGGAAATCGCCTTTGACATTTACACGGCCAGGCGGGCCCTGGAGGCAATCGGCCATCGGGAGACATTCGGGTTTAACTTTGACCCCAGTCATCTCCACTGGCAGATGGTCAATCCGGTTTGTTTTCTGAAGGAGTTCGGCGACCGGATTTATCATGTGCATATGAAGGATGCCGCTCTGCAGCTGGACGGCCGGAGCGGCATTCTCAGCTCGCATCTGAATTTCGGAGACCCGCGGCGGGGTTGGGATTTCCGTTCCCTGGGACATGGGGGCATTAATTTTGAGGAAATTATTCGAACGCTCAACCAAATCGGCTACCAGGGGCCGCTGTCCGTCGAATGGGAAGACAGCGGGATGGATCGAATGCACGGGGCAAAAGAAGCGTGTGCATTTGTGAAAAAGATTGATTTTGCTCCTTCGAAGGTGGCCTTCGATGCGGCCTTCGACCGGACCTGA
- a CDS encoding Gfo/Idh/MocA family oxidoreductase: MVLGRKLRMGMVGGGPGAFIGEVHRKAARMDGQIELVGGAFDINPEKSKQMSKVLYLDPKRCYSCYQEMIEQELKLPEGERMDFVAITTPNNWHYPIARDLLEAGFHVMCEKPMTISVQEARSLVQIVQKTKRVFGLMHNYTGYPMVKLARDMVKNGELGKIRKIIVQYPQGWLATALERTGQQQASWRTDPKQSGGSGCGGDIGTHAENLSEYITGLKMTHLCAELTTFVKGRKLDDDVNCLVKFNNGAKGVLHASQISVGEENNLAIWIYGEKGGLEWHQEHPNYLYVKPMGKPMQVWKRGNDYVAAYSPAAARATRLPFGHPEAFIEAFANIYCNFADAVRARMEGRKPDPLALDFPDVHDGLRGMLFLDTLLASAKSKQKWTPFKK; the protein is encoded by the coding sequence ATGGTGCTCGGCAGAAAACTCAGGATGGGAATGGTCGGCGGGGGACCGGGAGCATTTATTGGGGAGGTTCATCGCAAGGCGGCCAGAATGGATGGTCAAATCGAATTGGTGGGAGGTGCTTTTGATATCAATCCTGAAAAATCCAAGCAGATGAGCAAAGTGCTCTATTTAGACCCGAAACGCTGCTACAGCTGCTATCAGGAAATGATCGAGCAGGAGCTGAAGCTGCCGGAGGGGGAGCGGATGGATTTTGTCGCGATTACCACACCCAACAACTGGCATTATCCTATCGCTCGCGATTTGCTGGAGGCCGGATTTCATGTGATGTGTGAAAAGCCGATGACAATTTCGGTTCAGGAGGCCCGCAGTCTGGTGCAGATTGTTCAAAAGACCAAGCGGGTTTTTGGTCTGATGCACAACTATACCGGCTATCCGATGGTCAAATTAGCTCGGGATATGGTTAAAAACGGCGAACTGGGCAAAATACGCAAGATTATTGTGCAGTATCCGCAGGGCTGGCTGGCCACGGCGCTGGAGCGCACAGGACAGCAGCAGGCCTCCTGGCGAACCGATCCCAAGCAGAGCGGCGGAAGCGGCTGCGGCGGCGACATCGGAACCCATGCCGAAAATCTTTCGGAATACATTACGGGTCTGAAAATGACCCATTTGTGTGCGGAACTGACGACCTTTGTTAAGGGGCGGAAACTGGATGATGACGTCAACTGTCTGGTGAAATTTAACAACGGGGCCAAAGGGGTTCTCCATGCCAGCCAGATTTCCGTCGGCGAGGAAAATAACCTGGCCATCTGGATTTATGGCGAGAAGGGCGGTCTGGAATGGCATCAGGAGCATCCCAACTATCTGTATGTTAAACCGATGGGCAAGCCGATGCAGGTCTGGAAGCGGGGCAATGACTATGTGGCCGCCTACAGTCCCGCCGCCGCCCGGGCGACACGCCTTCCGTTTGGGCATCCGGAGGCCTTTATCGAGGCCTTTGCCAATATTTACTGCAACTTTGCGGATGCGGTCCGGGCCAGAATGGAAGGACGCAAACCGGACCCGCTGGCCCTCGATTTCCCGGATGTCCATGACGGACTTCGCGGAATGCTGTTTTTGGATACGCTTCTGGCCAGTGCGAAAAGCAAACAAAAATGGACCCCGTTTAAGAAATAG
- a CDS encoding NADPH:quinone reductase, which yields MQTEEVSPLKPASGQILIEVKAVGVNPVDTYIRSGNYPVKKELPFTPGFDAAGVVLEVGSEAGPLQPGRRVYTSGSLSGTYAQQALCLPKHLHPLPDTVSFEEGAALGIPYGTAWRALFQRARAVSGQWVLIHGASGGVGIAAVQLAVSAGLQVIGTAGTEEGRQLVLQQGAQYVFDHNDPGHFEKILDLTGGVDIVLEMLANVNLDRDMEIMAKGGRLVIIGSRGRIEIDPRKAMSKELNLHGLMLMNASAEESHEIYAGIEKALIQGKIKPVIASRLPLEEAPKAHRQILESAHLGKIILLP from the coding sequence ATGCAGACGGAAGAGGTGAGCCCTCTAAAGCCTGCCTCCGGACAGATTCTGATTGAGGTTAAAGCCGTCGGCGTCAATCCAGTCGATACCTATATCCGCTCCGGAAATTACCCCGTAAAGAAAGAACTCCCCTTTACTCCGGGCTTTGATGCGGCGGGGGTCGTGCTGGAGGTCGGCTCAGAGGCCGGTCCCTTGCAACCCGGCCGGCGGGTTTATACGTCGGGCTCCCTGAGCGGCACCTATGCCCAGCAGGCCCTCTGTCTGCCCAAACACCTTCATCCCCTTCCGGACACCGTCTCCTTCGAAGAGGGGGCCGCCCTCGGCATTCCATACGGGACGGCCTGGCGGGCCCTGTTTCAGCGAGCCCGGGCAGTCAGCGGCCAATGGGTTCTGATTCACGGAGCCAGCGGCGGAGTGGGCATTGCGGCGGTTCAGTTAGCCGTTTCGGCCGGCCTGCAGGTGATTGGAACAGCCGGTACGGAAGAGGGCCGGCAGCTGGTTCTCCAACAGGGGGCTCAATACGTTTTTGACCACAATGACCCCGGCCATTTTGAGAAAATTCTCGACCTGACCGGCGGGGTGGACATTGTGCTGGAAATGCTGGCCAACGTCAATCTGGACCGGGATATGGAAATCATGGCCAAAGGCGGCCGGCTGGTGATTATCGGTTCCCGCGGACGCATCGAAATCGACCCCCGAAAGGCCATGTCCAAAGAACTCAATCTTCACGGTCTGATGCTGATGAATGCCTCCGCCGAAGAATCACACGAGATTTATGCGGGCATTGAAAAGGCGCTAATTCAGGGCAAAATCAAACCGGTCATTGCCTCGCGGCTGCCTCTGGAAGAAGCGCCGAAGGCCCATCGGCAAATTCTCGAATCCGCCCATCTTGGGAAAATCATCCTGCTGCCCTGA